In Setaria italica strain Yugu1 chromosome IX, Setaria_italica_v2.0, whole genome shotgun sequence, the genomic stretch GCCGTGACAGGAAGCAAGGAACCGTCACCGACAACAATTGATGAAGAAAAGTGATACCGCggatgagaaaaatgtgaaggAGTACCAGCGTATGAAGTCATGTGTGAGGTGGCACTTGAATCAAGATACCAGTCGGTTGCCTGCGACTGGTTTAGGGTCATGGTGCTGAACGTCGAGGTGAGGAACTGCTGATCCCAGGAGGAGGGCAGGCCCGTCATGGGATTGTAGAACCCCGGGGGCACCTATGGCGCTTGCTGCCCTAGGTAGGGTGCCTGCTACCCCATAAGGGGGGCCTGAAGGCTCTGGAGCTGCGCTTGCTGCTATTGAGCGTACAACGCTTGCTGCTAGGCGAGGAGGGCCTGCTGCTGAAACACCGATGTGGGCGCGGCTGGATGGGGAGGAACGGCGGCCTGTTGCCGAGGGCCCGAGTACACCTGAATTGTACCGGACCAGGGTTCCAGAAGGAGGGCCAGGGATCGACGGACTCCTGGGTGGTGCCGAGAGCAAGGGCCTGGGCATCGGCGGCAAGGGCCTTGCTGCCGTTGCCACTGCCCTGCCATTGCTGACCGCCACGCCAGCCCCTGTCCCGCTTCTGCTTGGAGGACGGGCCCCCCTTGCCATCCCCGGAGCCGAAACGCCTGATAGACTGGTGGGGAGGCGCAGAGGGGCAAGAGGAGGAGCTAATATTGACGCTGGTGAGCAGCGCCGTGGACGGAGTCGAGGAAGGAGGCGCCATTATGAGCTCCTCAAGAACAAGATCATCGCAGGCCTCCAGGAAGGAGCGAAGAGGACAAGAGCACCGGATGTCGCGGCCGATGGTGGCGAACTTCTCGTTGAGCCCGCGGATGATGTTGAGGATGAGGGTGCGGTCGGAGACTTGCTCACCGAGATCACCGAGGGCATCCGCCATGCTCTTGAAGCAGCAACAGTAGTCCATAATGGACAAGTCACCCTGGACGAAGGTCCGGAACTTGGCGTCAAGGTAGAGGGCCCGCGTCTCCCGGTTGCCGAGAAACTACGTCTCAATGGCGAGCCAGGTGGCGCGAGCGATGGTGCTACGCTCGCCACGATCCATGACGATGTCGATGAGGTCGGTGGCAATGGTGCCGTAGAGCCAAGACTGGACGACGCAGTCCATCCGGCCCCAATCAAGAGAGGCCAGGGTGGGAATGTCACGGAGAATGTGATCCTGCAGCGAATACTTGCCGACGGTGAGAAACTGCTCACGCCACCGTGAGTAGTTGTCGGCGACAGTGTCGAGGACGATGGGGATGAGGCTCCGAATGTTCTGCACGGCGACGGCCTGGGCGTGCAGGttgaggacgacggcggcctcATGGAGCATCATGGCCTGGTGAGCGTCGAGCGCCTGGTCGGAGAGGTTGGCGCTagcgtcctcctcgtcggagTCAGGCGGGGCGCCCTTGCGCTTTTGGGCGGCGCGCACCAGGGCCTCGCGATGGCGGGCGTTGATAGCGTCGCGCTCctgcgcggcagcggcggcctcaGTCTCAGCCGTGATGGCGCGGGCTTCCTTGCGGGCGGCACGGCGCtaagcagcagcggcagcgctaGCATCAGCCACGTGCGTGGCGGCCTTGACAGTGGCGGCGTCAGCCACGGCGGTGGAGGACACGGGCGGCAGGGTGGTGGCCATggagggcagcggcggtggagagCCGGTGCGGGAGCAGCGCCGCGGTCGGGCGCGCTATGGGCAGCGCCGGCGGTCAGGCGCGTTGGGAGCGGCGTCGGTGGCGCGCTAGGATGCGAAAGGTAAGGAATCGGGAATAAcccggactcgtgataccatgaaagcaatAGGGATTGCatggaataatagattgattagggtatACAATATGTACAACTATATATGCAGCCCTTAGTGAAGTTTATAGAAACACAACCGACCAAGGGATAAGACTGTCCATCCTAGTCCATCTAGGGCAGGGCAGGGAGCTGGCCTGGGCCTGGCGCATAGCCAGGGCCCATGTACACGCACGGCACGTACAACACATACACATCTTCTAACAATCATGAAAATTTTGATAATAGTTGATGGTCCATAAAGTTTGCATCCTACAAATGCTAACTCTATGATTTATGCACATTCAATTtctttttaaaattatttttcagTAATTTCGACTCTTGGAATGTGTGTGCAATACTGATTGGGTTCATCAAAACTGAAAATTTGTGGCGCGAATGGTTTATCAATGTCACAATTTCCTTTTGGATAACTTTCAGGTCATGTGCAAGTTGAAGCAATAAAACAAATTAGTAGAGAGATATTATACAAATAAATATTGATCGTATATTTTATTATCAACCTAGTTAACAAACATCTCGGACTTGGAATCAATATAACGTCAGTGCTTCACACTATCAAGAAGTATTCACAAGAGAATTGACGCTGCAACCTAGCTAGGCTATGGCTTTTAACCACGCCGCAGTTTGTTCTATTTTTTATGAATGAAATGGCTTAATTAATCGTTTCTAGTTAGGATTGTTGTTGTCTAATGGTCATTTGCACATGAATGTGCGAAGCCAAAATAAGGACTAGCAGTGCGAGGATATTGTATGAATAATACTCTTGCAGATAGAATAATGATCAGTAGCGGGAGGGGCGATCCGCAGCGGGAGGCACCGGCTTGAAGGAAGGTAGAACGAGGGAGGGTGGATCCGTGGCTGTAAACGTCGCTGGCGCCTAGATCCTATCCATGCTATCGAGCTGGAGCTGAGGGAGAAGCGATGCTAGCTAAAGGGTCAAACCATCAAGCCAGGGTCGGATGGAGTTGGAGTTAGAGCAGCACTTGGCCCGCAGCTGATTTGAACCGCGACCAAACAGGGCTCAAATTTACCAGCCATCACCGACTTTGAATTAATTATTAACGACAAAAGGACAAAAGAAATATGCATCCGTCGGTCACTTCACAACAACCCTCAGCAATAGCTCTATCTCAAAACAAATAGGCTTCGCGACCACAGAAGAAGTCAGGCAAAACATTTCCATGTGTGAATGATACTCTTGTAGATAGAGTAATGACCAGTTTCAAGAGCTTTCGTATTACCTCATGAGCCAGTTTATAAAATGAATTTGCAGATCTTTTGGGGAGGAAATGTTTCTTCCTATTTATTTATACTGTGCTTGTTTTTACTAAATGTGTATATCGTTAATGTCACTACCAGAAAATGTGACAGCTTCAAGTCATTCTGAATGAGTTCTTCTGCCCATTAAAAACAATAAGTTTCCATACAggcaatatttttttatacgTGTTTCGCCAGGATAATTACAAGCgatttgtatttttttgttaAGGCCTGTTCAGATTTAAGTAGATGACCGGTCTCTCTCCGCTCGGTTAAATCATCCCATACACTGTTGACATATGCTTGTTTTATTGCTGAAAAGTTCCTTTCTTCGCCTGTCCTGATCGATCGAGATCTCACCTTGTTTTATTACGGAAAAGTTCTCTGGTGATCGAATTTGTGTGTGtcgccccttcctcctcctagATCCTGATGTGGACAAGTCAATCCCAAGAGTTAATGGCCAATGGAAAGCCCAATAATTTGGACTTTCCCATTGATTTAGCTCCACGGCAATTAGCGACGACGACACCACGTTCGTGCGGGTACCAAGAAATTAGTGGAACGTCCCGTCCACTTGTATCAGTTTTATTTGCCTTTTCAGCTGGTGTTGAAGTCAATTCCAGCAATGTCATCGGACGCACACTCGTCCCTCCCAAACCATGTGAGAAATGAGATGGGAACACATCAATCCATTCTATTTCTCCAGCGTTCTCCTTCCCATTTGGGATGAtcttatttttaatataattggcaaCCCTCCTGccggttcgtttcaaaaaaatatatatttctccaaccaaataaaaagtCTGATTTTCATTATCTTCATAACAATGAGGCATGAGTTCATCGCACTAAGATTTATGGACCATTCCATTTTAGATAAGTGATTCTTTGAACCAGCCGACCGAGAAGCACATGCATCTTATTATTAGCACAGCCGCACAGGCATGTTTCAACATGAGGGGAATAATGATTATAAGAAAAAGTTATTCCATCTTATTAGCACAACCACCCAGGCATGTTTCAACATGACGAGAATAACAATTATAAGGAAAAAAACATTAGGAAAAAAATAAGGATGCGTTTGGTTTCAAggacgggacgggatgggatgggacggtCCATGGATGGTCCAGTGTTTGGTTCCGAGTCATAGGGGATAGGGACGTCCCATATGAGGAATATACCCCAAAGATCCCGGGACGCCCCCGTCCGggaaaaacgagcggacggggggcGTCCCAGTTCCGCTTCGCTCGTCACGTGAGGCGCGCGTGCCGCCCAAAGCCACCGCGCACCGCTCCGCTTCTTCTTCCGTGGTGCTCTTCCCGGTTGCTCTGGTTCCCCTGGGGNNNNNNNNNNNNNNNNNNNNNNNNNNNNNNNNNNNNNNNNNNNNNNNNNNNNNNNNNNNNNNNNNNNNNNNNNNNNNNNNNNNNNNNNNNNNNNNNNNNNNNNNNNNNNNNNNNNNNNNNNNNNNNNNNNNNNNNNNNNNNNNNNNNNNNNNNNNNNNNNNNNNNNNNNNNNNNNNNNNNNNNNNNNNNNNNNNNNNNNNNNNNNNNNNNNNNNNNNNNNNNNNNNNNNNNNNNNNNNNNNNNNNNNNNNNNNNNNNNNNNNNNNNNNNNNNNNNNNNNNNNNNNNNNNNNNNNNNNNNNNNNNNNNNNNNNNNNNNNNNNNNNNNNNNNNNNNNNNNNNNNNNNNNNNNNNNNNNNNNNNNNNNNNNNNNNNNNNNNNNNNNNNNNNNNNNNNNNNNNNNNNNNNNNNNNNNNNNNNNNNNNNNNNNNNNNNNNNNNNNNNNNNNNNNNNNNNNNNNNNNNNNNNNNNNNNNNNNNNNNNNNNNNNNNNNNNNNNNNNNNNNNNNNNNNNNNNNNNNNNNNNNNNNNNNNNNNNNNNNNNNNNNNNNNNNNNNNNNNNNNNNNNNNNNNNNNNNNNNNNNNNNNNNNNNNNNNNNNNNNNNNNNNNNNNNNNNNNNNNNNNNNNNNNNNNNNNNNNNNNNNNNNNNNNNNNNNNNNNNNNNNNNNNNNNNNNNNNNNNNNNNNNNNNNNNNNNNNNNNNNNNNNNNNNNNNNNNNNNNNNNNNNNNNNNNNNNNNNNNNNNNNNNNNNNNNNNNNNNNNNNNNNNNNNNNNNNNNNNNNNNNNNNNNNNNNNNNNNNNNNNNNNNNNNNNNNNNNNNNNNNNNNNNNNNNNNNNNNNNNNNNNNNNNNNNNNNNNNNNNNNNNNNNNNNNNNNNNNNNNNNNNNNNNNNNNNNNNNNNNNNNNNNNNNNNNNNNNNNNNNNNNNNNNNNNNNNNNNNNNNNNNNNNNNNNNNNNNNNNNNNNNNNNNNNNNNNNNNNNNNNNNNNNNNNNNNNNNNNNNNNNNNNNNNNNNNNNNNNNNNNNNNNNNNNNNNNNNNNNNNNNNNNNNNNNNNNNNNNNNNNNNNNNNNNNNNNNNNNNNNNNNNNNNNNNNNNNNNNNNNNNNNNNNNNNNNNNNNNNNNNNNNNNNNNNNNNNNNNNNNNNNNNNNNNNNNNNNNNNNNNNNNNNNNNNNNNNNNNNNNNNNNNNNNNNNNNNNNNNNNNNNNNNNNNNNNNNNNNNNNNNNNNNNNNNNNNNNNNNNNNNNNNNNNNNNNNNNNNNNNNNNNNNNNNNNNNNNNNNNNNNNNNNNNNNNNNNNNNNNNNNNNNNNNNNNNNNNNNNNNNNNNNNNNNNNNNNNNNNNNNNNNNNNNNNNNNNNNNNNNNNNNNNNNNNNNNNNNNNNNNNNNNNNNNNNNNNNNNNNNNNNNNNNNNNNNNNNNNNNNNNNNNNNNNNNNNNNNNNNNNNNNNNNNNNNNNNNNNNNNNNNNNNNNNNNNNNNNNNNNNNNNNNNNNNNNNNNNNNNNNNNNNNNNNNNNNNNNNNNNNNNNNNNNNNNNNNNNNNNNNNNNNNNNNNNNNNNNNNNNGGTAGGAAGTCATATGCCTCTCAAAATGTAATGGCTGCCGTAGATTTTGATCTCCGGGTCCACCTTATGTATTGGCTGGTTGGGAGGGGACAGCACATGATGCACTAGTGTTAAGAGATGCTTTGGAGCGTGAGAATGGACTTCGAGTGCCACAAGGTAATACACTAATACCATATCAGATTCTCCATATGAATCATTAATATAATAGAAATATGATATACTTTCCATCACATTTTAGGAAAATTCTACCTAGTTGATGCCGGATATGGAGCAAAACCAGGATTCTTGCCCCCTTTTCGTGGTGTTCGTTatcacttgaatgagtgggggAATAATCCTGTCCAAAATGAGAAGGAGCTATTCAACCTTAGGCACTCATCTCTTCGTATCACAGTAGAGCGTGCATTTGGGTGTCTAAAGAGAAGATTCAAAATTCTCGATGATGCcactcctttctttcctttcccaaCTCAAGTAGACATTGTTGTTGCTTGCTGCATCATTCACAATTGGGTTATACAAGATGGAATTGATGAGTTCTTCATAGAAGACAATAATTTTTCAAGTTATAACCATGCTACAACATACAGTGGACAAGCACATGAGCATACCGAGATGGTTAATTTCAGGCAAAGTATTGCTGATCAGATGTGGGCAGACCATCAAGAGAACAATATTAGTTAGTACCCACTAGTTTGTTGATGTATTTCAGTTTTGCAAGTATTTTCCTAGATGTGTTTGTGTTGTATGGACATATTTATTGCTATATTTCAGTTGTATGAACATATTGTTGCTATATTTCAATTGTATGTACTTATTGTTGCTATATTGTATTTGGAAGGACTTATTTGCTGCTGAAATCCAGTTAAATGACATACAATCCTTGTTGTATTTGGTGCTGAAATCTTGTTAACTTAACATCCAATGCTAGctgttttttttgttacatGCCAGGCAATGGATGGTCATGTTGAGGGACTTGGGAGAGGTACTGGTGTGGCTGCCTGGACAGCGCCAATGTCCAATTTCATGCTGAAAAATCTTGCCAATGTCGTTGCCAGTGGTGTTAAAACAGGAAAGGGCTTCAAAAAGGTCTATTTCAATGCATGTGCTAGAGCTGTCAATGAAAAATTCAACACTACGCTCAATGGTGAGCAGATTAAGAACCATCTGAAGACATGGCAAAGAAAGTGGGCAAAGATAACACGACTCAAGAGCTTGAGTGCATCTGGATTCGATGAAGAGAACTACATCATCACCCTTGATGAGGAGCACTACAATGGCCATGTGCACGTAATCTAGTTTCTATTGTTTTGTGGTCTTGTTCTTATCATATTTTTCATACTAATTTCTATTGCATTGTAGGATCACAAGGCTGATGCCGAGTATTTAAACAAGCCTCTTGAGAACTATGCTGAGATGGAAACAATCTTTGGGAAGGATATGGCTACTGGCAAGTTTGCAAAGGATTCAAGTGCTCCTCTTGGTACAGAAGATGGTGATACTGAAGATGGGGCTGCAAATGGTACAGAAGAGGATCCTAGTAGTGCTTTTGAGGAAGGGGCAACATCTAATGCAAGACCTAACAAGAGGGCCAAGATTGTTGAAAGTGCAGAGGAGGGGTTGATTGGTGCGTTCAACAGAGTTGGTGACAAGCTTGCCATGGCTATAACGCAGGTTGCTAAATCTAATAATGAGCTGCCAGAAGATCTCTTTGACAAAGTGAATagcctttcagtttcaggctttAATGATCTTCAGATATCCACATACTATGCGCATCTGGTGGCCAATCCTCTCATTGGTAAAGCTTTCTATGGCTTGCCATTTCAGCACCAGTTACATTGGATGGCTATGTTTGTTAGTGAGAGGTTCCCTGGACAGTAGGTGCTTTTGGAACATACAACTAGTGATAGTGGTAAAGCTTTCTTTTGCTAACTAGGCCATGTTTGTTACACCTGATAGTTGTAACGGTCTCTTTTGTCAGTCATATTTCTTTTGCTAACTGTGGCCTATCATATAGTATGCCTTGAACTTTCTATATTGTGTAAGGCATGGATTTGATGTAATGGTACTGTGGTAAATGCCATCTATATATATGAATGATATTTGATGGTAAACAGTTCGGTTTGCTACCAAGCTTCCTTTTGTTTATTGCATTCTCAATTACCTGCGTCTTCAAATGATACTTTATTGGGGATAATATTACTTGCAGAGTTTTCAGTTTCATCATGGCAGTGACCTCCCTGTAGTTTTGTTATCTGAAGGCAATAACTACACTGGTCTGATATTTCTGTTAAATGAATTGTCTCTGTTTTAGACTAtatattgtgtatatatattgtATATATTTCAGACTATATATTATGTCACCATGATTATCCTTAGAAAGAAGGAAGGTATGACAGGTAGGAGGTAATGTCACCATGATTCTGCAGAAGGTTATCATAACCAGCTATCCCTCGATCCAAACAGAAaacgggatcatcccatcccacatttatccctcaaaccaaacaaaaaacagggACGCCCCTGTCCCtctaaccaaacaagaaataggATCATCCTATCCCAGAAAAGTAGGACAGGACCGTCCCGTCCTACAtcgtctcccaaccaaacgcaccctaaaagATGCTACACTGCAATGCAAAGAGAGGCGTGCATGGTGGTAGGGCCCTCACCCTGGGCAGTGGACGGTCGTCCAAGCATGTGCATCAGAGATTCAGAGCAGGggtccggccggccgggcgtgGTGTACGTCCAGAAGACCCATGTTCTGTCATTTCGACAGGACACTTTTGATCCCcccatctctctcttcttctctctcctagttttttttttaaaaaaaaatcatgcatcATCATATGATGATATGAATCTTGGGGCAGAGCACGCACATTAATTGCATATATACATGTGATGGCAGATTGGCATGCATGAGCATGAGCGGCCGCATGCAATTGCAAGTCGCCAAATTGGATGAGTGGTGGATGAacggcggggccggcggtgggCCGGCCACTCTACGCCGACGACAAGGCGCGCCATGTGCTGTGTCGCGCCCACTCTATCTATCCGTTATGATGCATGATGGAGATGCAAGCTAGCATGGCCTCCTGCGcctgtgtgtgtatatatatacacatagcTGGTAGAAGAAAAGCTACAGTGATTTACATTAAGGGCATCCGTCCACCACGCACCGCCGGTTCTAGATCTAACGTCCAGGGCTAGCTCGTTGCTACAGTAGTCCCCCACTCCTGCAAAATCCTGCACCTTTAATTTGCCTTTGAATCCTACGGACCATTCACTCCTGCAAAATCACTGCAGCATGGTGACTTTATAGCTGCCATATTATATTGCAGAGGGGATCCGGTTCCCACGTCCTTGCACTGCATGTTTGCATGCCTGCGGTTGCATTATTGCCACCAATTAATCTGGATGTATAGCTTCAGTGCCGGTCTcgaacccctttagtatcggttgtgcaaccggtactgctGTATCAGTACTAAgaggtcctttagtaccgggtcaaataaccagtactaaagggtattaaaaaatttaaaaaaatctgCTGCCGGAGCCTCGGCCGCACCCTGCCGCCGTCTGCCCGAGCACCGGAGCCCCGGGCGCACAGCACCTGAGCCCCAACCGCACAGCACCTAAGCCCCGCACCGAAGAGAGAAAGCCGCCCTTTCAACtcgtcaccgccggccgcccttcctcctcgtcaccgccggcccccttcctcctcgtcatcgaGCCTGGTCTCGGCCCTCGTCCCCACTGTCTCGCCTCCCCCACGACTCCCTGCCAACCTCTTCGCCCAGCCGACCACCCTTGCCACGTGCTCTGCTGgccccctcgcgccgccggccgccctcgtccagagagagagaaagcgaGAGAGGTGAGGCCACGCACCTCGtcctgccgcgccgccaccccttaGATCCCGCTAcccccgccgcgcctccacgcTCTCCCACCGCGTCGGCCTGCAGATCCCGCTGCTCCACGCGTCATCGCCCGCCACTCCGCCTCTGCTCGCCCCCACCGTCGTGCTGTCgtctcacctcgccccgccgccactCCTCACCAGCGTCGCACTGAGGGGCGcgtggaggggggaggggagggacgtGCCTGGAAGAATGGGAagaggagagaagggaggggcgaggccgccatgaggggagaagggagagagtAGGGCCGtttgggagagagagggaggcgtgCAGATAAGACGGTGAGGAGCGGAAATGTGTGGTGGACTTCAATCCAGTGAAGTCCaaattagtaccaggtggaggctccacccggtactaaaggttgcacattagtaccgggtgaagcctccacccggtactaaagggttcaCGGGGACCTCATCAAGGACTAGTTGTTAGGCCCGGTACTGATGTGGCATCAGTACCGGATCAAAATGCCaccggtactgagcctcgggaTGAATGCTCAGTTTCCGGTAGTGATATGAGTTCACTAGGAATTTTCACTTGAGCATAGTTAAAATTATATGTGTATGGTCAAACTTTTGTGCGCATTTGCAAGCGGAAAATGCGCTAGATTTTATTTCTATGTTCCTTTTTGTGGCTCTAGTACATATTCCCGGTGCGTTCTTTAAATATACCAGTGAGGAAATATGAATTTCCCTACGCGTGCCTGAAAAAACCATCAGGAAAATGGGTCACGCATAGGAAAATTCCGGTTTCCAATAGTGAGTACATGAAATGTATTTCTATAGAGGTAGCATATGTGGCCAAAAAATTATTTGGTCGTCTTGAGAGTAGTGTAAGTAAGTTCAGTATGAACTTCCATATAATGCATATGTTTCTTGGTTTTAAGAAATTGTATTTATTTCTCCCTTTTGTATGTATTTTAATTATAGCCCATTTTTTATCCAATCCATTCACGAATTAAAAGAACAGCAAGATAGGTGAGGGGTAAGGAGTTAGACTTAAATACTTTGCTTATTGACATACCTCGCCAATGTGTAATACTTTGCTTATTGACGCGAAGTTTTCTAAACGTAAGACTCAAATTATTCTTTGAAATACATCATTGGAGATATCTCTCTATCATGTGTAATATATAGTACAATACACATTAAACAATATAATgtgtgttttgaaaaaaatgtagTCGATTTTGTATAAAGATACGTCTAATTTGTTCCGTATCAATTTCATAAAACATCATGCATATATTAGATGAATAGACGACGTTACGTGAATCAAGGAATTCATTGGTAAATATTCGCCGAAATTGTGCCAAATAATGTTCCAAAGCTGGAAATGCATGTTGAGTGTAGTGTTGTTTGAATTTGCTGCAAATTAAATGACTATGTCTGCGCGCATTGCTGCAGTGCATTCGAGGTAAGCAGCAGAACAGTTTCCCCCACATAATTCTTGCACAAACTAACCGAAACAACAACGCTAGCGACAGGTTAAGGATTTCAAAAATTTCTACATTCTACAGCAGTAGCTCGTCCATTTTCACCGCACGCGCCACCAGCGCCACaattcaccccccccccccccccccaaccgaAAGAAAAAATACACCTTTGGTCCGGACAGGCGCACAGGGTATACTGTAGCtctaggacttgtgcatccatctagctcattcattcattcagacCACGATACGAGTGAACTGGACGCAGCTCGCAATCAATTTCAGGGTACACCGCCTGTCGCCGGAGGAAGCGGTGGCGACAGCGACCGCGACGACGCGACGGGGAAGAGGCGTCGTTCAGCTGCTAGCTCAGCGTGATTCTTCTTTTCTCTCGATCCGGCCGGCCGTTAGCCACCAGGCAGCAGAGGCATGCGGCCAGCTGCACGCTAGGGCACTAGTCTTGTCAATTAACCCTTTAATTTCAGCTGATCCCGGCCCTGTCACCTGGCCGATCTTTAATACACACGGTGTGGTCATGCATCGATCAATCCACTGTCGTTGTTGGTGTGCTTACATGTTTGCATGAGTTACATACATGTGCTAGATCTTAGATGTGCAATCATGATGTCGTTGTCGTCTAAGATATACTGTAAAGATTACTTTCACCGTCCCAAATTTAGATCATTTTAGTATTTTTATGTTCAAAGATTTTACTATACGTTATACATGAAACTAGAAATGCCAagatgacctacaatttggaaggGATGGAGTACAGAAGTGGAATAAAGCAAGAATGGATGGGTGGAAGGAGACTCCTACATACTCTTATGTGCATCATTTTTTCTCGATTAATTGTGTAGCGATTGTAACGTAATTAACGTCGTTCAGGAGTAGGATAACTACTTGGACAACCAAAGCACGCCACGCTTGTTGGAGTTGGGAATATAATGTTGTCATGCTATATATGCAAGCCCTACAGCTACATACTATACCTGAACTGAAGTACTGACGAACATGCAGATGCTGGCAGTGAAAGCTTTCAGAATCTTCCGTATCTGGAATGCCTCCAGGCCGTTTGCCCAAAAGCTGGCCGGAATGCTTCATCTCCGGCAGATGCGGCTACTGTAGGAGCAG encodes the following:
- the LOC101774876 gene encoding uncharacterized protein LOC101774876; this translates as MLAVFFVTCQAMDGHVEGLGRGTGVAAWTAPMSNFMLKNLANVVASGVKTGKGFKKVYFNACARAVNEKFNTTLNGEQIKNHLKTWQRKWAKITRLKSLSASGFDEENYIITLDEEHYNGHVHDHKADAEYLNKPLENYAEMETIFGKDMATGKFAKDSSAPLGTEDGDTEDGAANGTEEDPSSAFEEGATSNARPNKRAKIVESAEEGLIGAFNRVGDKLAMAITQVAKSNNELPEDLFDKVNSLSVSGFNDLQISTYYAHLVANPLIGKAFYGLPFQHQLHWMAMFVSERFPGQ